CATGCCCCCAGGGTGCCGAACAGGCCCACCCGGCAGCCCTTCACCGTCTGCATGTACCTGGCGGTTGCCGCGTCCGGGCCGCCCTTGTCCACCCAGAAGCCCAGGGCCACGAAATCATAGCCGAGAGTTCCGGCCCCCCCGGAAAGGTCCGGGGCCTCGTCCACCGGACACAGGTCGCAGGGCTGGGGCAGGCTGGCCGCGATGGCGCGGGCCACCTTTTCGGTGTTGCCGGTGCGCGAGGAATAGACGACCAGCGATTTCATGCCGCCACCTCGCCCGCGTTCTTGCCCGCATCCATGCTGTCGGCAGTCAGGGCCGGACCGGCGCAGACCCGGTCGCGCAGGGCCAGGAACGCCTCGCGCACGGCGGGGATCAGTGCGCGGCCCTCGCGGCCCGCGTACACCGAGAACATGGCCGCGCCGTCGGTGTCGTAGAACTGCACGGAGTGGCTCTCCAGCCCGAAGAACGGTTTGGACAGAAAGCACACCGTGCCCAGCCGCTCGATGAACACGTGCCCGCCCAGGGGATTGTCCGCGTCGTGCAGGTTGAACATGCCATGGCCCCGGCGGCCCTTGGGCAGCCTGCCTTTCACCTCCATCACCGCGCCCGGCGTCATGGCGATGAGGGTCACCTTCTCCCAGCCGGTCATGTCGTCCCACACCGCGTCAAAGGACGCTGCCGGGGCAAAGCGGCGCATGTCGGCGGGCAGGGCGCAGGCCACGGCGCCTTCGGGTGCGCCGCAGCGCTGGGCCAGGGTGTGCAGCATGATGTCCGGGCTGTCCTGCACGGCGGTCTGCACGGCGTCGCGCAGTTCCGGCGTCACGAGATGGTCGAACATTGGGGATTCTCCTTGGGGATGCGCGGGCCGCGCAACGGCAGGCGCAGCGCGGCGTCGCAGGTGATGGAAAGCAGTTCCAGGTCGTGGCTGATCAGCAGCACCACCGCGCCCCGCGCAGCGGCGGCGCGCACGGCGTCGGCCACCAGCCGCATGTTGTGGCCGTCGAGGCCGCTGGTGGGTTCGTCGAGGATGAGCACCTCGGGCTGCTTGGCCATGCCGCAGGCGATGACCAGCCGCTGCTTTTCCCCGCCCGACAGGGATTGGGGATGGCGGTCGGCCAGGTGGGCTAGGTTGAACAGGTCCAGCAAATCGGGCAGGCGCGGCAGGTCACTTTGGGCAGGGGGGGATGCGGAGCCGTTGGCGTTCCGCGCCGTGCCTGCCCCTCCCGCCCCTCCCGCCCCACCTGCAATGATGGACGCGGCGATTTCCTCGCGCACGCTCTTCATGTGTAGTTGGTGGTCGGTGTTCTGCAGCACGATGCTGCCGTGGCGCAGCATGCGGTCCGGCCGGACCGGCACGCCGTGCAGGTGCAGCCTGCCGGAGTGCATGCGGTGCAGCCCGGTGAGCAGCCGGGCCAGGGTGGTCTTGCCCGTGCCGTTGTCACCCAGCACCCCGATGACCCCGCGCGGCAGCAGGAACGAGGCCCCGTGGAACAGTTCCGGTCCATGTTTGTGGGCATAGCGCAGGTCGGCCACGCACAGGGCGTCGCCCCGGCCGCTGGCCTCGGGCAGGGCGGTGCGCGGGTCGGCCACGCGGGCGGCGCGCAGGCCGCGCGCGGTGCGCAGCCCGTCGTCGTGCAGGAGGGAAAACTCCCCTTCCTCCACGATGCGGCCTTCGGCCATCACCACCACCCGGTCCACCACGCCTTCCAGCCAGTACAGGCGGTGATCGACGATCAGCACGGCCATGCCCGCAGCCTTCAGCGCGCGAATCTCGTCGGCCAGGGCCAGGGTGGCTTCCGGGTCCAGGTTGGCGGTGGGTTCGTCCAGCACCACGGCGCGCGGCCCCAGCGACAGGATGGAGGCCAGCGCCACCTTCTGCTTCTGCCCTTCGGACAGGTCGTGGATGGGTTGGTCGAGCAGATGGGCGATACCGAAGCGGCGGGCGGCCTCGTCCACGGCGGCCAGGGTATGGGCCGGTTCGCTGCCGCGCCATTCGTGGGCAAAGGCGATCTCGTCGCCCACGGTCAGGGCGAAGAACTGGTTTTCCGGGTCCTGGAACAGGGTGCCCACCATGCGGGCCAGTTCGTGCAGGGGCGTTTCCGCCGTGCGCTGGCCGCCCACGGTGACGTCGCCCTCCAGCCGTCCACGGTAGTAGTGGGGGCACAGGCCGTTGGCCAGGCGCACCAGGGTGGATTTGCCGCACCCGCTGGGGCCGGTGCACAGCACCGCCTCGCCGGGGCGCACCCGCAGGGAAAGGTCGCGTACGGCAGGTTCCGTGGCGTGGGGATAGGTATAGGTGGCGTCGGTCAGGCACAGCATCAGAACATGCCTCCCCCGCCCCAGCCCGCGCGCAGTTGCAGCCCCACGCCCGCCGCCACCAGCACCAGCGCGGCCACCATGGCGGCCCAGTCGCGCCGGGCAAGATGCACCGTGCGGCACGGGCGCAGCCTGTCGGCGTAGCCCAGCCCCTTCAGCTCCGCCGCAATGCCCAACTCGTCCGCCGCGCGCAGGGCGCGGAACACCAGCGGCACGAACAGCAGGCGCATCGACAGCAGGGGGTGGCGCAGCAGGAACAGCGGATTTACCTGATAGCCGCGCGTTTTCAGGGTTTCCGACACCTGACGCACGTCGGCCACGAACGACGGCACGAAACGCACCATCACCGCCGTGGGAATGTACACGCAGAACGGCAGGTGCAACGACTTCAGGGTGGACAGCATGGCCTGCACCCGCGTGGACAGGGCCAGCGCCAGCACCACGTTGACCATGATGGCCAGCCGCAGGAACGGCACCAGCAGGCGCACCGGCTCCAGCGGGGACATGCGCGGCACGGCCAGGTGCATGAGGTGCATCAGGCCAAAGGCCACGCACAGCATGGCCGCGATGCCCGCGTGACAGGCCAGCAGCATGCGCCAGCGGCCCAGGGTCAGGGCATAGGCCACGGACGCGGCCAGCAGCAGGCCCAGCGCCACGGGGTCGGCCAGCACCATTACCGCCACGGACCCCAGCAGCGAAATGGCCATCTTGGTCCGCGCATCCAGCCGGTGCATCAGGCCACCACCGGGCGCGGACGCCCCCCCGCCGACGGTCCAGCGATCATTCATGGACGATGCCCGCATGGCGCAGCTCCCGCAGAAAACGCAGGCCCACCGGCAGCCCGGCCAGGGCACCCACGTACCCGATGGCCACCACCACCCCGGTGAACAGCAAAAGTTCCGGCTGCTCGCGCACGAACAGCCACGACACGCCGAACGACCCGGCCTTGAACAGCAGGTCGTAGCAGGCGATGCCCGCCACCAGGGCCATCTCGTTGCGGTAGCCGCCCAGCAGCAGGATGATCCCTTCCGCCGCGATGCCCGCCACCAGCATGGACGGCAGCAGGAAGAACCCGCCGCCCATGAGCAGCATGGACACCAGCACGTTGACCAGCGTGAACAGCAGCAGGGTGCCCGGCTTGCGCAGCTTGAACAGCAGCACCAGCGCCAGCACCGTGAACACCAGGTTCTTCAGCACCAGGGTGAGCGGGTTCATGCCGCCGCCCACCAGGGCCACCAGCAGGCTGGACACCTTGGTCAAGGCGGCGAACACGCCCACCGTCACCAGTTCGCGTACGGCCCAGTACCGTGTCCCCGACCTGCGGATGGCGCCGGACCGGACAGACGGGGACGGGGCGGGGGGGGATTGGACCGATGAGAAGCGGGCCGGGGCCTCCGGGATCTCCGGGACCTCCAGAGCGGGCAGGTGCGGCGCGCCGGGGGCGCTTGCGGTGGTTTTCATGCGTCGACATCCGTTGGGTTGAAGGCGGGTGCCGGACGACCGGCGGGGCGGCGGGATGCGTCGGGCGGTATCTTTGGCATACTGTGGGGGCACACTGTGGGGGCACACTGTGGGGGGGGGCACATTGCGGCGTCACGACCGGAGATGTGTGGGGGGGTGCCGGTTGCCCGGCACCCGCCTTTGACATACTGAAAACGATTTCCATTTTCAACATCAAGTGTGATGCCGTCAGAAAATCAGAACGTGGTTCCCACCTTGACCACCGCGTGCATGCCCGGTTCGTCGATGGACGAGGCCGCCGTCTGGTAGTCCCGGTTCAGGATGTTCAGCAGCTCCAGGCTGACGAAGTGCTGCCGCTCTTCGCCGAACTTGGTGCCCAGCGAGAGGTTCAGCGTTTCCCAGGCCTCGTAGTTGTCGCTGGTGCCGTCGGAATATTCCTCGCGGGCGTCCACGGCGGCACGCATGTACAGGTCGGCGAACAGGTTCAGCTTGCGTTCCGGCAGGTCGCGGTCAAAGCGCACGCCAAGGCGGCCCATGTATTCCGGGTGGCCGGTATCCCAGGTGTCCAGCGTGCCGGAGTCGTAGTGGCGTTTCAGCCACGTGCCGCTGGCGTACGGGGTGAGGAACAGCGAGCGGAAGGTGTACCCCGCCGAGGCCTCGATGCCGTAGGTGTCGGCCTCGTCCACGTTGGTGAACTGGCTGCCGCCGGTGACCGCCGTGGTAGTGATGTAGTCCTTGGCGTTGGACATGAAGAAGGCCACGTCCAGGTTCAGCGCGCCGTTGTCATACCGGGCGCCCACCTCGTAGTTGTTCGAGGTTTCCGGATCCAGGTCGGGGTTGGGGTAGGTGGGGTCCGAGCTGCCGTGCACCGTGCCGATGTACAGCTGTTGCAGGTTGGGGAACCGGTACCCCTGCGAGAACAGGGCGCGCAGGGTGGTATCCTCGATGCCCGCCCAGGTCAGCCCCGCGCTGAACACCGGGTGCGAGGCGGAGCGGGTGTCCGTGTCCAGGCTGGGGTTGTTGGTGTCTTCCAGTTCCGAACGCACCCACGTCTGGCGCACGCCAAGGGTCAGGGCGAAGTCGGCGGGCAGGGTCCATTCGTCCTGCAGGTACACCGCGTGGGTGTCCATGGTGGCGTCGTAGTCGTACTTGGTGAAGGTGGACGTGGACGAGCCGAACATGGTGGTGGTCTGGAGAATCTCGGTGGTGGCGTCCAGGTCGTCCAGGTTCATGTCGTAGCCCAGGATGACGTGGTGGTTCTCGTGCGGCAGCAGGTCCACCTGCATGGTGCCGCCCCAGCTTGCCTGTTCGTTGCGGGTCCACTGGTCCTGGTCCACGGTCAGGAAGGCCGTGGGCTTCACTCCGATGATGTTGATCATCTCCTTGGTCACTTCCTGGTAGAAGCCATCCACCCGCACCCGCGAGACCAGCTCGCTGATGTCGCGGAACTCGGCGTAGGCGCCTGCCTTGCGGCGTTCCCACACGGGGATGTCCAGGTCGAAGTTGTACAGGGTGTCGCCGGTGGTGCCTTCCGGCGTCATGGAGTTCAGGTTGCTCCAGTATTCGTCGTAGGTGACCCCGAAGGACGCCTTGTCCGCGTCGTAGCCCAGGAATGCCGAGTTGTCGCGGGACATGTACGAGGTGTCGTCCATCTCGCCGTCGGCGGAACGGCGGTTGCCCTGGTCGTTGTAGCTGCCCGACACGCGGTACTTGAAGCCGTTCATGCCGCCGAAGGCCGAGAGGTATTCGGTGAAGCCGTCGGTGGACGAGTCGAAGGTGAGGCTGGTTTCCACGCTGATGGGCTTTTCACCGCCCTTCTTGGTGATGATGTTGATGACGCCGCCGATGGCCTCTGACCCGTACAGCACGGAGGCCGGGCCCTTGATGACCTCTATGCGTTCGATGCGGTTGGGGTCGATGAGCAGGGCCGCGCCGTCCATGGACTTCTGCTCGGAGATCTTCTGTCCGTCGATGAGCACCAGCACGCGCTGCCCGCTTTCACCGCGAATCTGCACGCGCTTGGCGCCGGGCACGGAAAGGTCGAACACCTCCACGCCGGGCACGTCGCGCAGGGCGTCGGCCACGTTGATGGCGGGACTGCGCTTCAGGTCTTCCTGGTCCACCACGGCGGCGGACGAGGGCACGTCCTTCAGGTCGTGTTCCGTGCGGGTGGCGGTGACCACCACGTCGCGGGTACGGGCGGGCTGTTCCTCCGCCTCTGCGGTGGTTTCCTCGGCCAGGGCGGCTGCGGGCGACAGCAGCAGCACGGTGGCGGCGGCCAGCAACAGGCGGGCGGCCCCCCTCGTGCGTCGGGCGGGCATGTGCCCGTGGGCGGTCTTCAGTCGACCCGGTGCGATGTCTTCTCTCACGATGGTTGTTCCTCCTCGATCTCGCGGATCAGATAGTTGATGAGCAGGTGCGCCATGGTCACCTGCCAGAACTGTCCGGCTACGGTCAGTTCCAGCCAGTCGCCGTCCCGTTCCAGCAGCCCGGCGCCGCGCCACTGTTCCAGCAGGGGCGCGGCATGGCGCGCCACGGGCTGGCCCAGTTCCGCGTCCAGCCGGGCAGGGTCGATGCGCCCCGCCTCGAAGGCGGAGGCCACGGCCCGCGCAAGCCCGGCGGAGGCCGGGGGCAGCATCAGGGCCATGACGGGCTTGCCGCCGCCCTGCACCGCCGCCAGCCAATCGGCGTAGGTTCGCTGGATGAAGAAGGCGTGACCGTGCAGCATGCCCCCGGCCCCGGGGCCATACGCCAGACAGTGCGCCTGCCCCTTGGCCAACTGGTTGTAAAGATTGCGTTCGCGTGTGGTGCGGCCCCAATGGCTGGACGACAGCCGCCGCCAGCGCGCCCCGTGCATCAGCCGGATGCCCTCGGCGAACAGGCGGCCCTGTTCCGCCATGTCCGCCGCAGGGGGCAGCTTGCCCGCTTCCACCGCCGCAAACAGCGGCGTGCCCCGGAACACGTTGAGCTGGTAGAAGTCCGCGCCGTCCAGTTCCAGTTCCAGCAGGGTTTCCACGTCGCGCCGCCACGAATCGGCGGTCTGGGTGGGAAAGCCGTAGATCAGGTCGATGACCACCGCCGCCTGGTCGTAGGCGGCAAGGCGACGCAACGCGGCCACGATCTCCTCGCGCGGGGCGCGGCGGCCCATGCGGCGGCGCAGTTCGGTGTCGAAGGTCTGCACCCCCAGCGAAAAGCGGTTGGCCCCGCCCGCCAGGCAGGCCTCCATTTTCTCCGGCCCGAAGTTGTGGATGCGTCCTTCCACGGTGATTTCGCAGTCGTTGGCCAGGGGCAGGGCCACCGCAATGCCCTGAAGCAGCCGCAGCAGATCCGGGGCTTCCAGCGCCGTGGGGGTGCCGCCGCCAATGTACACGGCGTGCACCGGCCCCTGGTCCTGGGCGGGGGCGTGGGCCCACATGTCCAGTTCGCGCAGCAAGGCATCGGTGTAGCGGGCGCTTTCGCCAGGGCCGTATGCCTTGGTGTAGAAGCCGCAGTACAGGCAATGCGTTTCGCAGAACGGCACGTGCACGTAGGCCGCCGTCTTGCCCGCGCGCGGGCGGGACAGCAGGTGGCCCAGCAGGTCGGCCCTGCGGTCTTCTTCCACCGGGGTGCCGCCCAACCCCGCATGGATGGCCAGCTTGCGCGCGAAGGCATTGCCCAGCGGGTCGCCATCGGTCGCGGCAAAGCAGGCCCGCAGGCGCTGCCCGGCGTCATGCGGGGTGGTGTCGGCGGCGGTATCGGTGGATATGGCGGCGGTGGTAGCGGTCGCTTCTCCACCCGGCAGGCCCTGCTTGCCGTACATACGATTTTGGATTTCATTATCGCTGATGGGCAACATGGCGGCGTCTGAAACCGTACGAGTCATGCGGTGTACCCCGGCTGGCCCCGCTACAGGCAGCGTGTTTTACTGTGCTCACAAAGTTTGATCAAACGAACTTTTTAGCCCAATGCCACGCGCCCCATGCAGATGTCAAGGCTGATAGCCCAAAAAAACGACTGGCCCCGGATACGGGCAACCAGGGCTTGGCCCGCGTTGCGGTGCCGGTGGCAGTCATGTGGCGCCGGGCTGGTGGTTCGCACGGCTTCGCGAAAGGAGAGACTCGGGGGCTGGAGCGTGCCGGGACAACTGCGGGAGGTCGATTGTGGCGTCACGACCATGTCCGGGCAACGGCATCGACAAGGTGGGTTGGTTCGTCGTGTCAGGGCTGGGTCGGCAGGCGTGGCGTTGCCATGCGTCCTGCCGGTGCGTTGTGCTTCTGCGGACGCATGCTGCCGGGGGGGATCGTCCGTTCAGCCTGCCGGGTGGCGTTGGATGTCGGCCTGTATATGTTCCCCACGGGATGCGGGTTTGCGGACCCGTGCCGGACGGGATGCCGAAGATGGCATGTTGCGGTGTGTGCGGGCAACTGGTCGGTGAGGTTCTGCGTTTGAAGGTGATGGTCGTGAACTGGAGCGCGGCGCGATCCGCCCTTTGTCGGTTCGGATGCTGCCCGGTTTGAGGTTTCTTGCGGTTGCAGGTAAGGCGCACGCCTTGCACGGCACAAGCCGAGGTACTGGGCCATTCTTTTGCGCCAGTCACCCTGTGAACGCGCGCACGGTCAGCACTCGGACTGCGTGCGCAACCACACCCCGTGCCGATTATATTGTGAAACATGCATGTAAAACATTGACAGGTGCGCACAACAATGTATGTGCATCAGTGAGTTGTGCAAACCGTCAATAAATTATCGAGGTTGATATGGATGACATGTTCAAGCAGGCACTGGAGCTGGTGAAGGCGCAGGCAACCGTTCGCGCGATGACTGTGGATGAAATGACCAGCATGGTAGGCACGTTGGCCAGAAGCCTCCAGGCTCTGTCGCAGGACCCCGCAGGTGCCGTTGCGGCTGAATCTGCCCCCGTACCGAAGGGTGATGTTGCGAAGGCCATCAGGGAATCGGCCGTCACCTGTCTGGAATGCGGCAAGGTGTGCAAGATCATCACGGCGAAGCATCTTGCCTTGCACGGTCTGGATGCCGATGCCTATCGCGAGAAGTGGGGAATCAAGGAAGGCACCCCGCTTGCCTGCAAGTCGCTCGTGCGGGCCCGCCGCAAGAAGATGAAGGAAATGCAGCTCTGGGAGCGGCGCAAGTCGGCCGTTGGGGCGAAGCTCAAGGCAGAAGAAGCGGCACCGGCCGCTGGCATGGTTGCCCAGGCCGCTCCGGGCAAACCCAAGGCAAAGGGCAGACCGAAAAAGGCATGACGCGCAGGGCAACGGCCCGTGCGCTGGGAAAAGGGGGCTGCGAGCCCCCTTTTCGTTTTTCTGCACTTGTTGTCGCACGGTCAGCCCTCTCAATATCCCATACGCCCCGGTACAACGCCGCGCACGCTCTGCGTGGGGCCGGGGAATTGGCCTTGCTGCGCGGGATGAGGTTGATACGGGCGCGGGGGCTGCCTTGCCCGGCGCCGTCGTTGCAACTGGTGCTGGTGGTGAACCCGGCAACGCAGGGGGCGTCCGCCGTGATGTGCGCCCAAGGTTTGTGGACCTGCTCGTCCACGTTGCGCCGTTCCTGTTCCGCCAGGCGAGTTCGTCGGCGCAAGGGCGGCAGTCCGAACTCGCGCGGTCAGCTCCATGGGGTGCAGACGTCCCTCCCGTGCGGGGCATCCCTAATGGCCTGTGTGCCCCCGATCTCGGTACCGTCACGCCGTCTGTTCCCTGGGCAGTCGGCCGGTTCGAATCTGCCCGACAGCTTTGACAGAAACGTCAACGCTGAAGGGGTGCGGTGGGCAGCATTGTTCCGGTGTTCCGCCCGTCGTGCGACGCAACCACGCCATGGGGTTGTCCATTCTCGCCAAGCTGCTGATTGCTGGCGAGATTGTGTATTGTGATTGTTGTGCAGAAAAAGCGGGGATGGTTTCTCTTGGTGAATGTTTTTCAAATTCGAAAATGAAAATATGAATGATTATTCTATGGTGAATCGTTTTGATTTGTCTGAAAAAGTGCAATGCAATTGTCGTTAGATTTGAATCTGAAGTTTGAAAGATGTTATATCATCTGTTACGTATGAATGAGTTGTAATGTTATCGGAAATATATTCACGTGTATCATGCATAAATGCCCATTTATCGATTATAGCATCGAGATACAAAAATGTTAATTCCATGTCCGAGCAGAGATTTTTCATGACACTGTTTTTGTTTGATATTTTTTAAGGTAGGAGGACTGTTTCTGAAATAGTTGTTTACAGTTTTGTGTAATATTGGTGACGCATGTGTCGGGAATGGGCGGGGGGCGATCCTCGTCCATTAATTTTTTCATATATCCTGCATTGTTTTGAGTGTTCCGTTTTGCTCCGGTTTCTTGGCATGCCGATTGCTTTTTGGTGAAAAGCTACGATGCGGCGCTGTTGCGGACCGCGATGGGTCGTCGGTCCGGACGGCAGCATGCTTGATCAACCAGTGGGCTTTGGCTCCAGACCGGAGGAACGTATGGAAAGACGCGAGTTTCTGAGGACGGCGGGCATCGGGGCCACGGCAGCGGTGGCGGCGTCCACGGGCATCATGCAGGCGACAGACGCCCGCGCCGCCAAGGCGCCCATCAAGTGGCGCATGCAGACCTATGCCGGGGCCGCGCTAGCCGAATACGTCATCAAGCCGCAGATCGATGCCTTCAACAAGGCCGCCAACGGCGAGATGGTCATCGAACTGTTCACGTCCGACCAGTTGGTCTCCACCAGCGAACTGTTCCGCGCCGTGCAGGACGGCACCATCGACGCGGCGCAGTGCGACGAGGACTCCATGTCCTCGCCCTCCGACGTGGCCATCTTCGGCGCGTACTTTCCCTTTGCCACCCGCTACTCGCTGGACGTGCCCGCCCTGTTCGAGCACTGGGGCCTGAACGACATCTGGAAGGAAGCCTACAGCGAAATCAAGGGCGTGGAATGGCTGGGCGTGGGCGCGTGGGACCCCTGCAACTTCGCCACCACCAAGCCCATCCGTTCGCTGGCCGACCTCAAGGGCAAGCGGGTGTTCTCCTTCCCCACCGGCGGCAAGTTCATGAGCCAGTTCGGCGTGGTGCCCGTCAGCCTGCCCTGGGAAGACATCCAGGTGGCCTTGCAGACCGGCGAACTGGACGGGGTGTGCTGGTCCGGCATCACGGAAGACTATACTTCCGGCTGGTCCGAGCAGTGCAAGTACTACCTCACCAACAACATCTGCGGCGCGTGGATCGGCTCGTACTTCGCCAACAGCAAGAAGTGGGCGGAAGTGCCCGAGCATCTCAAGACCCTCTTCAAGCTCACCTGCGACAGTTCCAACTACTTCCGCCAGCACTGGTACTGGTGGGGCGAGGCGCACTACCGCGTCAACGGCGGCAAGATGGAGATGACCTCCATTTCCGATGCCGAATGGGGCCAGGTGGAAGCCGCCGCCCACAAGTTCTGGGATGAAACGGCCAAGAAGAGCGCCCGGTGCGCCAAGGTCGTGGACATCCTGAAGAAGTACAACGCGGAAATGGTCAAGGCTGGCCGCCCCTACCGGTATTGATCGTGGTTTCACGGGGCGGGCGGACCTTCCGCCCGCCCGGTCGCGCCGCCGTCCGACCGCCGCTTGCCTGGCCGGTGGGGCGGCGGCGTGCAACGCCGTTTATCGACACGAATATGCGACGGGCCCTGACCGGCCCTGACCGGCCCTGACCAGTCCTGACCAGTCCCGATCAGCCCTGACCGGCCATGACAGGTCGTGCACGGTCGCCACGTCGCGGAGGGTGCTGACATGCCCAATTGCATCAGATTGTTTGTCCGGTATGTGGACGCGGTGAACCGCCTCGTGGGGCGGGTGGTGCTGTATCTCGTCTTCGTGATGATGGCCGTTCTGCTGTACTCGGCCGTTTCCCGGTACTTCTTCCATTCCCCGGTCATCTGGGGGGTGGAGATGGCCCAGTTCTGCATGGTCGCCTACTACCTGCTGGGCGGCGGCTTCGCACTGCTGGTCAATTCGCACGTGCGCATGGACGTGTTCTACGGGCGCCTGAAATGGCGCAACCAGGCAAAAATGGACGTCTTCACGTCGTTCTTCCTGGTGGTCTATCTGGTGATGCTGCTGTACGGCGGCCTGTCCAGCACGTGGTATTCCATAGAATTCAACCAGCGCAACAACACCGCATGGGGGCCGTCGCTTGCACCCATCAAGATTCTGATGGCCATCGGCATAGCGCTGACCTTGTTGCAGTCCATCTCGGAATTCTTCAAGGCCGTTGCCCGGTCGCGCGGGTTGCTGCTGGGTGAGGAGATTCCCGAACGGCTGATCGTGGAAACCGGCAGTGCCGAACCGGCAGAGGACCGCGAGTCCGCAGGCATGCCGGACGGCGCCGCCCTGGCTTCCGAACTGGCCCCTGCCCATGCGCTGGGCAGCCCGCGCTAACTGTTCACTTCGAGTACACTCCCGGCTTCAGTGCATGTGGACGCGGTAAAGGACGCGAGGATATGTTCGACATCACCTTCACGCTATCGCACGAGAGCATAGCTCTTCTTCTCTTCGCTTCCATGGGCATGCTGATGCTCACCGGGCAGCGTGTCTTTGCGGCCATCGGCTTCGTGGGTGCCGTGGCGGCCGTGTTCCTGTGGGGCACGGGCGGGTCGCAGATGGCGTTCAACGCCAGCATGACCCTGATGAAATGGTTCCCCATGATCACGCTGCCGCTGTTCATCTACATGGGCTACATGCTGTCGGAATCGGGCATCGCCAACGACCTGTACCGCATGTTCCACGTCTGGATGGGGCCGCTGCCCGGCGGCCTTGCCATCGGCACGGTGGTGCTGATGGTGGCCATTTCGGCCATGAACGGCCTGAGCGTGGCGGGCATGGCCATCGGCGCCACCATCGCCATGCCCGAAATGCTCAAGCGCGGCTATGACAAGCGCATGGTTTCCGGGGTCATCCAGGCGGGCAGTTCGCTCGGCATCATGATGCCGCCCAGCGTGGTGCTGGTGCTGTACGGCATGATCGCCCGCCAGCCGGTGAGCAACCTGTGGTTGGCGGGCATTGGCCCGGCCATCATGTTCGCGGTCATGCTCATCGGCTACATCGTCATCCGCTGCAAGCTCAACCCGGCCATGGGTCCGGCCCTGCCGAAGGAAGAGCGCGACGCCATCACCAGCGCCGAAAAGTGGAGCAGCCTGTGG
This DNA window, taken from Nitratidesulfovibrio sp., encodes the following:
- the hutX gene encoding heme utilization cystosolic carrier protein HutX, with translation MFDHLVTPELRDAVQTAVQDSPDIMLHTLAQRCGAPEGAVACALPADMRRFAPAASFDAVWDDMTGWEKVTLIAMTPGAVMEVKGRLPKGRRGHGMFNLHDADNPLGGHVFIERLGTVCFLSKPFFGLESHSVQFYDTDGAAMFSVYAGREGRALIPAVREAFLALRDRVCAGPALTADSMDAGKNAGEVAA
- a CDS encoding ATP-binding cassette domain-containing protein, which codes for MLCLTDATYTYPHATEPAVRDLSLRVRPGEAVLCTGPSGCGKSTLVRLANGLCPHYYRGRLEGDVTVGGQRTAETPLHELARMVGTLFQDPENQFFALTVGDEIAFAHEWRGSEPAHTLAAVDEAARRFGIAHLLDQPIHDLSEGQKQKVALASILSLGPRAVVLDEPTANLDPEATLALADEIRALKAAGMAVLIVDHRLYWLEGVVDRVVVMAEGRIVEEGEFSLLHDDGLRTARGLRAARVADPRTALPEASGRGDALCVADLRYAHKHGPELFHGASFLLPRGVIGVLGDNGTGKTTLARLLTGLHRMHSGRLHLHGVPVRPDRMLRHGSIVLQNTDHQLHMKSVREEIAASIIAGGAGGAGGAGTARNANGSASPPAQSDLPRLPDLLDLFNLAHLADRHPQSLSGGEKQRLVIACGMAKQPEVLILDEPTSGLDGHNMRLVADAVRAAAARGAVVLLISHDLELLSITCDAALRLPLRGPRIPKENPQCSTIS
- a CDS encoding energy-coupling factor transporter transmembrane component T, with product MRASSMNDRWTVGGGASAPGGGLMHRLDARTKMAISLLGSVAVMVLADPVALGLLLAASVAYALTLGRWRMLLACHAGIAAMLCVAFGLMHLMHLAVPRMSPLEPVRLLVPFLRLAIMVNVVLALALSTRVQAMLSTLKSLHLPFCVYIPTAVMVRFVPSFVADVRQVSETLKTRGYQVNPLFLLRHPLLSMRLLFVPLVFRALRAADELGIAAELKGLGYADRLRPCRTVHLARRDWAAMVAALVLVAAGVGLQLRAGWGGGGMF
- a CDS encoding MptD family putative ECF transporter S component, which produces MKTTASAPGAPHLPALEVPEIPEAPARFSSVQSPPAPSPSVRSGAIRRSGTRYWAVRELVTVGVFAALTKVSSLLVALVGGGMNPLTLVLKNLVFTVLALVLLFKLRKPGTLLLFTLVNVLVSMLLMGGGFFLLPSMLVAGIAAEGIILLLGGYRNEMALVAGIACYDLLFKAGSFGVSWLFVREQPELLLFTGVVVAIGYVGALAGLPVGLRFLRELRHAGIVHE
- a CDS encoding TonB-dependent receptor, whose protein sequence is MREDIAPGRLKTAHGHMPARRTRGAARLLLAAATVLLLSPAAALAEETTAEAEEQPARTRDVVVTATRTEHDLKDVPSSAAVVDQEDLKRSPAINVADALRDVPGVEVFDLSVPGAKRVQIRGESGQRVLVLIDGQKISEQKSMDGAALLIDPNRIERIEVIKGPASVLYGSEAIGGVINIITKKGGEKPISVETSLTFDSSTDGFTEYLSAFGGMNGFKYRVSGSYNDQGNRRSADGEMDDTSYMSRDNSAFLGYDADKASFGVTYDEYWSNLNSMTPEGTTGDTLYNFDLDIPVWERRKAGAYAEFRDISELVSRVRVDGFYQEVTKEMINIIGVKPTAFLTVDQDQWTRNEQASWGGTMQVDLLPHENHHVILGYDMNLDDLDATTEILQTTTMFGSSTSTFTKYDYDATMDTHAVYLQDEWTLPADFALTLGVRQTWVRSELEDTNNPSLDTDTRSASHPVFSAGLTWAGIEDTTLRALFSQGYRFPNLQQLYIGTVHGSSDPTYPNPDLDPETSNNYEVGARYDNGALNLDVAFFMSNAKDYITTTAVTGGSQFTNVDEADTYGIEASAGYTFRSLFLTPYASGTWLKRHYDSGTLDTWDTGHPEYMGRLGVRFDRDLPERKLNLFADLYMRAAVDAREEYSDGTSDNYEAWETLNLSLGTKFGEERQHFVSLELLNILNRDYQTAASSIDEPGMHAVVKVGTTF
- the hutW gene encoding heme anaerobic degradation radical SAM methyltransferase ChuW/HutW; translation: MYGKQGLPGGEATATTAAISTDTAADTTPHDAGQRLRACFAATDGDPLGNAFARKLAIHAGLGGTPVEEDRRADLLGHLLSRPRAGKTAAYVHVPFCETHCLYCGFYTKAYGPGESARYTDALLRELDMWAHAPAQDQGPVHAVYIGGGTPTALEAPDLLRLLQGIAVALPLANDCEITVEGRIHNFGPEKMEACLAGGANRFSLGVQTFDTELRRRMGRRAPREEIVAALRRLAAYDQAAVVIDLIYGFPTQTADSWRRDVETLLELELDGADFYQLNVFRGTPLFAAVEAGKLPPAADMAEQGRLFAEGIRLMHGARWRRLSSSHWGRTTRERNLYNQLAKGQAHCLAYGPGAGGMLHGHAFFIQRTYADWLAAVQGGGKPVMALMLPPASAGLARAVASAFEAGRIDPARLDAELGQPVARHAAPLLEQWRGAGLLERDGDWLELTVAGQFWQVTMAHLLINYLIREIEEEQPS
- a CDS encoding MucR family transcriptional regulator translates to MDDMFKQALELVKAQATVRAMTVDEMTSMVGTLARSLQALSQDPAGAVAAESAPVPKGDVAKAIRESAVTCLECGKVCKIITAKHLALHGLDADAYREKWGIKEGTPLACKSLVRARRKKMKEMQLWERRKSAVGAKLKAEEAAPAAGMVAQAAPGKPKAKGRPKKA